One window of Saccharopolyspora phatthalungensis genomic DNA carries:
- a CDS encoding MOSC domain-containing protein yields the protein MAQGSVTELSRWPVKSLRGERVNAARFDERGMAGDRAYTLLDERDTRSGNVLTVRQNPAMLSWGASYGETTDPTEPPTVQDPDGVEWSWSDPKLVDALASSLNIPLRLHAADGQQDRGPTVLVTFEASRAGLCAELGADVDLRRFRTNLHVTADLPAFAEEEWEPGTVLTAGDVELAVTGDEAGPCIRCAVPSWDAEGRERWRDLQTHLIRRHENKFGVIMRVTKPGTVRRDDAVSLH from the coding sequence GTGGCGCAGGGATCGGTGACGGAGCTCAGCCGCTGGCCGGTGAAGTCGCTGCGCGGTGAGCGCGTGAACGCGGCCCGCTTCGACGAGCGCGGCATGGCCGGCGATCGCGCCTACACGCTGCTCGACGAACGCGACACCCGGTCCGGCAACGTGCTGACGGTCCGGCAGAACCCCGCCATGCTCAGCTGGGGGGCCAGCTACGGCGAGACCACCGACCCGACCGAACCGCCGACCGTGCAAGACCCAGACGGGGTCGAATGGTCCTGGTCGGACCCCAAACTCGTCGACGCGCTAGCCAGCTCGCTGAACATCCCGCTGCGCCTGCACGCGGCGGACGGGCAGCAGGACCGCGGGCCGACCGTGCTCGTCACTTTTGAGGCATCCCGCGCCGGGCTCTGCGCGGAACTGGGCGCCGATGTCGACCTGCGCCGATTCCGCACGAACCTGCACGTGACCGCCGACCTGCCGGCCTTCGCCGAAGAAGAGTGGGAACCGGGCACCGTGCTCACCGCAGGTGACGTGGAACTGGCGGTCACCGGCGACGAGGCCGGGCCGTGCATCCGCTGCGCCGTACCCAGCTGGGACGCCGAAGGCCGGGAGCGGTGGCGGGACCTGCAAACCCACCTGATCCGCCGCCATGAGAACAAGTTCGGCGTGATCATGCGCGTCACCAAGCCCGGAACGGTGCGCCGGGACGACGCCGTATCGCTGCATTGA
- a CDS encoding DUF3618 domain-containing protein: MARDPDTIERDIEQAREALAATLDQLSVKADPKRFVEYGKSSVQEKLSDPRVRYALIGVGALISIAVVRKLFR, from the coding sequence GTGGCCCGTGATCCAGACACCATCGAACGCGACATCGAGCAGGCGCGTGAAGCGCTGGCTGCCACGCTGGACCAACTGAGCGTCAAGGCGGACCCGAAGCGTTTCGTCGAGTACGGCAAGTCCAGCGTGCAGGAGAAGCTCAGCGACCCGAGGGTGCGTTACGCCCTGATCGGTGTCGGCGCTCTCATTTCCATCGCAGTGGTGCGCAAGCTCTTCCGGTGA
- a CDS encoding SdrD B-like domain-containing protein: protein MAGRGKRVVVVSVGVLALLGSATPATAQPATGTVRGLHFFDRNADGRWQPGEPGGGSAVGLYHLDGRWVATVGTNPDATYEIPHVPPGRYRVGINPIGYQPTTPSETVVEVVPRGTSRADFGKLGSDITGVTWHDLNADGQRQPDEPLLPGIQFWIGRWGSGTDCIGRYAMPNQATGTYVLRFVPPVGMGFSPQHVGPPATDSDADPADGTATAVVEVPNGAINQIPNLDIGLITR, encoded by the coding sequence ATGGCGGGCAGAGGGAAACGCGTGGTTGTGGTCTCGGTGGGCGTGCTGGCCCTGCTGGGGTCGGCGACTCCGGCGACAGCTCAGCCGGCCACCGGGACCGTGCGCGGGTTGCACTTCTTTGACCGCAACGCCGATGGCCGGTGGCAGCCAGGCGAGCCGGGCGGCGGCAGCGCCGTTGGCCTGTACCACCTGGACGGCCGTTGGGTGGCCACGGTTGGCACGAATCCCGATGCCACGTACGAGATTCCCCATGTGCCGCCCGGCCGGTACCGGGTCGGCATCAACCCGATCGGCTATCAGCCGACCACCCCCAGCGAGACCGTCGTGGAAGTGGTCCCGCGCGGTACCAGCCGCGCCGACTTCGGCAAGCTCGGCAGCGACATCACCGGGGTCACCTGGCACGACCTGAACGCCGACGGGCAACGTCAGCCGGACGAGCCGCTGCTGCCCGGTATCCAGTTCTGGATCGGCAGGTGGGGCAGCGGCACCGACTGTATCGGGCGTTACGCGATGCCGAACCAGGCAACCGGCACCTACGTCCTGCGCTTCGTCCCGCCCGTGGGCATGGGATTCTCGCCGCAGCACGTCGGCCCGCCCGCGACCGACTCCGATGCCGATCCGGCCGACGGAACGGCCACCGCAGTCGTCGAGGTGCCCAACGGCGCAATCAACCAGATCCCGAATCTCGACATCGGGCTGATCACCCGGTAG
- a CDS encoding plasmid pRiA4b ORF-3 family protein, whose translation MAAKRKSRPDVVESTTASGCTCPDCTGPQDPGELLETIFESASALAAEEDPLRVELLVVGFAQFQQFVPGADEVLVGSVIPAAEARADESALASLALIAQARQGKAGAAAAAATDRLVEAGMTKPAWAEPAEPVMAGDYRRLVDTDGEFAVFFGAFSLAGRRHAAVVEVDLVPCGHVVGIAFSDVSELDELVADCMTEFAAEGSQLREEKLDPAEFRWHLETVLATTADHDDDEQSVEELLAGEGVPYPVSTAVLRSRLEALPEHGKELASHGDHCHDGQTSLAEVIAGLPRASALGGALRAATDNRERAVKLPPKRKKADGPAPIYQLKASLRNAKPPIWRRLEVPADLRLSELHELIQLAFGWEDSHLHVFETPYGDFGIRDPDLGFRSERPVTLEQVVGAKDRIRYRYDFGDNWELDILVEKLLDRDADVRYPRCTGGRRAAPPDDCGGIWGYAELVEVLGDPEHPDHEDMLGWLGLDSADQFDPKAFDAAAVTKAFRKMRG comes from the coding sequence GTGGCAGCGAAGCGAAAGTCCCGGCCCGATGTAGTCGAGTCCACAACAGCGTCCGGCTGCACCTGCCCGGACTGCACCGGACCGCAGGACCCCGGCGAACTCCTTGAAACCATCTTCGAAAGTGCTTCGGCGCTGGCAGCCGAAGAAGATCCGCTGCGGGTGGAACTCCTGGTCGTCGGGTTCGCGCAATTCCAGCAGTTCGTTCCGGGGGCCGACGAAGTGCTGGTCGGTTCGGTCATCCCGGCCGCAGAAGCCCGTGCCGACGAATCCGCCCTGGCGTCCCTTGCCCTGATCGCCCAGGCACGGCAGGGAAAGGCCGGAGCGGCGGCAGCGGCCGCGACCGACCGCCTGGTTGAGGCGGGCATGACGAAGCCGGCGTGGGCGGAACCGGCCGAGCCCGTCATGGCGGGCGACTACCGGAGGCTGGTGGACACGGACGGTGAGTTCGCCGTTTTCTTCGGTGCCTTCTCGTTGGCGGGTCGTCGACACGCGGCCGTGGTCGAGGTCGACCTGGTGCCGTGCGGTCACGTGGTGGGCATCGCTTTTTCGGACGTCAGCGAGCTTGACGAACTCGTGGCCGATTGCATGACCGAGTTCGCTGCGGAGGGCAGCCAGCTACGAGAGGAGAAGCTGGATCCGGCCGAGTTCCGTTGGCATCTGGAGACTGTCCTTGCCACGACGGCCGACCATGACGACGACGAGCAGTCCGTCGAGGAGTTGTTGGCGGGCGAGGGGGTGCCCTACCCGGTTTCGACGGCCGTTCTGCGGTCTCGGCTGGAGGCACTGCCGGAACACGGGAAAGAACTGGCCTCGCACGGCGATCACTGCCACGATGGCCAAACGTCGCTAGCCGAGGTCATCGCAGGACTTCCGCGCGCAAGTGCACTCGGTGGCGCGCTCAGGGCTGCGACGGACAACCGCGAGCGGGCGGTCAAGCTGCCGCCGAAGCGGAAGAAGGCGGACGGTCCGGCACCGATCTACCAGCTCAAGGCCTCGCTGCGGAACGCGAAGCCGCCGATCTGGCGCCGGCTCGAAGTGCCCGCCGACCTCCGCCTGTCCGAGTTGCACGAACTGATCCAGCTCGCGTTCGGGTGGGAAGACTCCCACCTGCACGTCTTCGAAACGCCCTACGGTGACTTCGGAATTCGGGACCCAGACCTCGGTTTCCGTTCGGAGCGGCCGGTCACCCTGGAGCAGGTCGTCGGTGCGAAGGACCGCATCCGGTACCGCTACGACTTCGGCGACAACTGGGAACTCGATATCCTCGTGGAGAAACTGCTCGACCGGGACGCGGACGTGCGGTATCCACGTTGCACCGGCGGACGCCGGGCAGCGCCCCCGGACGATTGCGGCGGCATCTGGGGCTACGCAGAACTCGTTGAGGTCCTCGGCGACCCGGAGCACCCCGACCACGAAGACATGCTGGGGTGGCTCGGGTTGGACAGCGCGGACCAGTTCGACCCGAAGGCGTTCGATGCCGCAGCGGTCACGAAAGCCTTCCGAAAGATGCGCGGCTGA
- a CDS encoding LysR family transcriptional regulator encodes MPLAGTASLPATDPRSRLLRSPAALLETTLDQLRTLILVHEVGTALAAARSLGREQSSVQKQLDTLNRNFQQLCGEPLVIKQGRGKKVLFTASGESFVAIARETLGDWLDGVHESRRLRGETVTVGTTRFTLGFLANAGEHVAAEFQERGIDLRVTHLRTRELLDALRTKQADLVCGSVLITADDAAALAEFEVMEWRRSGLSLVTNLSRGRLPNRVMRASELHGVPLVVPASGLISGFLHGWFGTDFREKLDIAAEIDDVRYGFDLLRSELLHGCMIVTQGVGEAAGDGRLPEGQGLRTIELVNDVGPKMQVLVGAFTRRGERQSYYAEHPLNLLWTALELENAKWKRGEAANAKMS; translated from the coding sequence GTGCCGCTAGCCGGAACCGCCAGCCTGCCCGCGACCGACCCGCGCAGCCGCTTGCTACGGTCGCCCGCGGCGTTGCTGGAGACCACCTTGGACCAGTTGCGAACGTTGATCCTGGTGCACGAGGTGGGAACCGCACTGGCCGCGGCGCGATCGCTGGGCCGCGAGCAGTCCAGTGTGCAGAAGCAGTTGGACACGTTAAACCGGAATTTCCAACAACTCTGCGGGGAACCGCTGGTCATCAAGCAGGGGCGCGGGAAGAAGGTGTTGTTCACCGCGTCCGGGGAATCCTTCGTGGCGATCGCGCGGGAAACGTTGGGCGACTGGCTGGACGGGGTGCACGAATCGCGACGCCTTCGCGGCGAAACGGTTACCGTGGGCACCACTCGCTTTACTCTGGGTTTTCTCGCGAATGCGGGTGAGCACGTCGCGGCGGAATTCCAGGAACGCGGAATCGACTTGCGCGTCACGCACTTGCGGACCCGCGAATTGCTGGATGCGCTGCGGACGAAACAGGCGGATCTGGTCTGCGGCAGCGTGTTGATCACAGCGGATGACGCCGCCGCGCTGGCCGAATTCGAGGTGATGGAATGGCGGCGCAGCGGGTTGAGCCTCGTCACGAACCTGTCCCGTGGGCGGTTGCCGAATCGGGTGATGCGGGCCAGTGAACTGCACGGCGTGCCGCTGGTGGTTCCGGCCAGCGGACTGATCTCCGGATTCCTGCACGGCTGGTTCGGCACCGATTTCCGGGAGAAGCTCGACATCGCCGCCGAGATCGACGACGTGCGCTACGGGTTCGACCTGCTGCGCTCGGAATTGCTACACGGCTGCATGATCGTCACGCAGGGCGTGGGCGAAGCGGCCGGTGACGGGCGGCTACCGGAGGGGCAGGGCCTGCGGACTATCGAGTTGGTCAACGACGTCGGCCCGAAGATGCAGGTGCTGGTGGGCGCGTTCACGCGGCGCGGGGAACGGCAGAGCTACTATGCCGAGCACCCGCTGAATCTGCTGTGGACCGCGCTGGAGCTGGAGAACGCCAAGTGGAAACGCGGCGAAGCAGCCAACGCGAAGATGTCCTGA
- a CDS encoding MarR family winged helix-turn-helix transcriptional regulator, which yields MTEPRWLDAEEMAAWTAFLEASNLVARRVEQQLREQAGLSHPQYEILVRLAAAPDGEMRMTELAEQVVTSKSGLTYQVTQLEKAGLVRRRTCETDDRGVCAGLTDAGREKLRATAPGHVELVRANLIDVLSRDQLSAIATGLGAVARALREG from the coding sequence ATGACGGAACCGCGCTGGCTGGACGCCGAGGAAATGGCGGCCTGGACTGCCTTCCTAGAAGCGAGCAACCTGGTCGCCCGGCGGGTCGAGCAGCAGCTGCGCGAGCAGGCCGGGCTGTCCCACCCGCAGTACGAGATCCTGGTCCGCCTCGCCGCCGCGCCGGACGGTGAGATGCGCATGACGGAACTCGCCGAGCAGGTGGTGACCTCGAAGAGCGGCCTGACCTACCAGGTCACCCAGCTGGAAAAGGCGGGATTGGTGCGCCGCCGGACCTGCGAGACCGATGATCGGGGCGTCTGTGCCGGGCTCACCGACGCGGGTCGGGAGAAGCTGCGGGCCACCGCGCCCGGGCACGTCGAACTGGTCCGCGCCAACCTCATCGACGTGCTCAGCCGCGACCAGCTGAGCGCCATCGCGACGGGGCTGGGCGCGGTGGCACGCGCGCTCCGCGAGGGCTGA
- a CDS encoding dioxygenase family protein: MTAPTSERMPALYLSHGAPPLADDPLWPDQLAAWSRGLPKPKAILIISAHWEEAPLAIGATATVPLVYDFWGFPEHYYAVRYAAPGAPELAARVRALLRSPDTPVQDFPERGLDHGAYVPLKEMYLDADVPVLQISMPTLEPERLMRIGQALEPLRDEGVLIVGSGFFTHNLAALRAETTPNWSVEFDDWGQRALAAHDVDALLDFQRKAPAGRLAHPRTEHFAPLFVTLGAAGTDLDQQKMAIDGFWWGLAKRSIQFGS, encoded by the coding sequence ATGACCGCGCCGACATCGGAACGGATGCCCGCTCTCTACCTCAGCCACGGCGCCCCGCCGCTGGCCGACGACCCGCTGTGGCCCGACCAGCTCGCCGCCTGGTCGCGCGGTTTACCCAAGCCCAAGGCAATCCTGATCATCTCGGCGCACTGGGAAGAAGCCCCGCTGGCGATCGGCGCCACCGCGACCGTGCCGCTGGTGTACGACTTCTGGGGCTTCCCCGAGCACTACTACGCGGTGCGGTACGCCGCGCCGGGCGCCCCAGAACTTGCCGCGCGAGTGCGTGCTTTGCTGCGCAGCCCGGACACCCCGGTGCAGGACTTCCCGGAGCGCGGCCTCGATCACGGCGCGTACGTGCCGCTCAAGGAGATGTACCTCGACGCCGACGTGCCGGTTCTGCAGATCTCCATGCCGACCTTGGAGCCGGAGCGCCTGATGCGCATTGGCCAGGCGCTGGAACCGCTGCGCGACGAGGGTGTGCTGATCGTCGGCAGCGGCTTCTTCACCCACAACCTCGCCGCGCTACGCGCCGAGACCACCCCGAATTGGTCGGTGGAGTTCGACGACTGGGGCCAGCGAGCGCTCGCGGCGCACGATGTCGATGCCCTCCTCGACTTCCAGCGCAAGGCCCCGGCGGGCCGCCTGGCGCATCCCCGCACCGAGCACTTCGCACCGCTGTTCGTGACGCTGGGCGCGGCCGGCACCGACCTCGACCAGCAGAAGATGGCCATCGATGGCTTCTGGTGGGGCCTGGCCAAACGTTCGATCCAATTCGGCTCGTGA
- a CDS encoding IclR family transcriptional regulator, giving the protein MRAEPVTAEQAGSGQNVVKSADRALVILELLSRGRHRLSDIAETLRLPLSSVHGLLGTLVHRGFAEFDQTTRTYGLGLKAWTVGQGYTGHRDIVGLALPLMERLAQETGETVQLSRLDGVENVYIAIAESPQPMKLVSAVGMRLPAHAVGLGKALLAGLPDAELGRRYRGVELERFTENTVTELAELLTEIAQTRARGYATDNEEYIIGCRCVAMPIRDHSGEVVAAMSVSAPTPRCGPNWTDQTRAPLSFVVASVEQQLRR; this is encoded by the coding sequence GTGAGGGCGGAACCGGTCACCGCTGAGCAGGCAGGCAGCGGGCAGAACGTGGTCAAATCCGCCGACCGCGCCCTGGTCATCCTGGAGTTGCTCTCCCGCGGCCGCCATCGGCTCAGCGACATCGCCGAGACCCTGCGGCTGCCGCTGTCCAGCGTGCATGGTCTGCTCGGCACCCTGGTGCATCGCGGGTTCGCCGAGTTCGACCAGACCACCCGCACCTACGGGCTGGGTTTGAAGGCCTGGACCGTCGGGCAGGGCTACACCGGGCACCGCGACATCGTCGGTCTGGCGCTGCCGCTGATGGAGCGGCTCGCGCAGGAAACCGGCGAGACCGTGCAGCTGTCCCGGCTGGACGGCGTCGAGAATGTCTACATCGCCATCGCCGAGTCGCCGCAGCCGATGAAGCTGGTGTCCGCGGTGGGCATGCGGCTGCCCGCGCACGCCGTCGGGCTGGGCAAGGCGTTGCTGGCCGGGCTGCCGGACGCCGAGCTGGGCCGACGCTACCGCGGCGTGGAGCTGGAGCGCTTCACCGAGAACACCGTGACGGAGCTGGCCGAGCTGCTGACCGAGATCGCGCAGACCCGCGCCCGCGGTTACGCCACCGACAACGAGGAGTACATCATCGGCTGCCGCTGCGTCGCGATGCCGATCCGCGACCACTCCGGCGAGGTCGTGGCCGCCATGTCGGTTTCCGCGCCGACGCCCCGCTGCGGGCCGAACTGGACCGACCAGACCCGCGCCCCGCTGTCCTTTGTGGTCGCCTCCGTCGAGCAGCAGCTCCGCCGCTGA
- a CDS encoding pseudouridine-5'-phosphate glycosidase, translating to MSLPVVSDEVRQAVADGLPVVALESTIITHGLPRPDNGEVARAAEQQIRDAGAVPATIGVIDGVATVGLTGARLDRLAADPTAVKASLRDLPLAAAKRRTAGTTVAATSFLAHRAGIRVFATGGLGGVHHGAATNFDESADLVTLAATPLAVVSSGVKSILDVAATLERLETLNIAVLGYRTLRFPGFYVADSGHVIEYSAESPEEVAAAVAARDALGLRAAVLVANPVPVDEQLDPQLHDRALAEAWEQARQLGIGGHDITPFLLDRIRSVTGGQSMAVNIAGYRNNIALAADVAAALSRAG from the coding sequence ATGTCGCTACCGGTGGTCTCCGACGAGGTCCGGCAGGCCGTGGCCGACGGTCTCCCGGTCGTCGCGTTGGAGTCGACGATCATCACCCACGGGCTGCCGCGTCCGGACAACGGCGAGGTGGCTCGGGCCGCCGAGCAGCAGATCCGGGACGCAGGGGCGGTGCCCGCGACGATCGGCGTCATCGACGGGGTCGCGACGGTGGGCCTGACCGGAGCGCGGCTCGACCGGCTGGCCGCCGATCCCACCGCAGTGAAGGCGAGCCTTCGGGACCTGCCGCTTGCGGCGGCCAAGCGCCGCACTGCCGGGACCACCGTTGCGGCGACGTCGTTCCTGGCGCACCGCGCGGGAATCCGGGTGTTCGCCACCGGTGGGCTCGGCGGCGTGCACCACGGTGCGGCGACCAACTTCGACGAATCAGCAGACCTGGTGACCCTGGCGGCCACGCCGCTGGCGGTGGTCAGTTCCGGGGTGAAGTCCATTTTGGATGTTGCCGCCACGCTGGAACGCTTGGAGACGTTGAACATTGCGGTGCTCGGCTACCGGACACTGCGGTTCCCCGGGTTTTACGTGGCCGATTCCGGCCATGTGATCGAGTATTCCGCCGAAAGCCCCGAGGAGGTCGCGGCCGCAGTGGCCGCGCGAGACGCGTTGGGCCTGCGTGCGGCGGTGCTGGTGGCCAACCCGGTGCCGGTGGACGAGCAGCTCGATCCGCAGCTGCACGACCGGGCGCTGGCCGAGGCGTGGGAGCAGGCTCGGCAGCTGGGCATCGGCGGCCACGACATCACGCCGTTCCTGCTCGACCGCATCCGGAGCGTCACCGGCGGGCAAAGCATGGCGGTCAACATCGCCGGCTACCGGAACAACATCGCGCTCGCGGCCGACGTGGCCGCCGCCCTGTCGCGGGCTGGTTGA
- the ileS gene encoding isoleucine--tRNA ligase — MEQFDTPFRPIAPAIELPAMERRIVEWWRTHEVFERSLAQSADGPRWVFYEGPPTANGTPGTHHVEARAFKDVFPRFKTMKGYSVPRRAGWDCHGLPVELAVEQELGLNGKPDIERIGIAEFNARCRESVQRYVGEFEAVTKRMGYWIDLSAAYWTMSPDYVDSVWWALKQIFAAGLLVEDYRVAPYCPRDETTLSDHEVAQGYENVHDPSVYVRFPADGPVAGYRNVDLLIWTTTPWTLVANTAVAVHPAVDYSVVRTVRGTFLVAEPLIEAVLGADGEVLATLPGTELAGLRYRRPFDLVDIPNAHRVVLAEYVSTEDGTGLVHQAPAFGADDLTVCRDNDLPVLNPVAGNGRFLDDVPLVGGMFFKDADAVLIEDLRHRDLLFRYSTFEHPYPHCWRCHTPLMYYAQLSWYIRTTAIREELQQENERTNWFPASVKHGRYGKWLDNNVDWALSRSRYWGTPLPLWRCPDNHITAIDSRAELGTLTGQDFTDLDPHRPYLDEIEFPCPTCGLAAARVPEVADAWFDSGSMPFAQLGYPHAPGSLAELAKTYPAQYICEAIDQTRGWFYTLMAVGTLLFDRSAYENVVCLGHIMAEDGRKMSKHLGNVLEPLPLMEAHGADALRWFMLCTGSPWSARRVGHGPLQEIVRKVLMTYWNTASFFSRYAGLVDWIPADADPPARRPVLDRWVLAKVHRLAEEVDLRLEDYDTAGAGRALASFVDDLSNWYVRRSRQRFWDGDINALCTLYDCLDVLTRLLAPFVPFITEQVWQDIIRPGAPGAAESVHLADWPHPDLGLVDRALLSQVDTERQLAEAGRAARKSSNIKVRQPLGRALVNAALPPELLADLADELNVRRIDPLESAGEVLDVSVKPNFRALGKRFGNRTQQAAAAVNAADPAALARELRSAGRATIEVDGQSEPLTSDDVIINEVPRTGWVVESQRGKTIALDTAITPELKRAGLAREAIRFVQDCRKQLGLDIVDRIVLRWRATGELREALLAHADEIAAALLAVDITEAAAAAIAAEEFTEHVEPELGLVVWLRTAGPQ; from the coding sequence ATGGAGCAGTTCGATACTCCGTTTCGACCGATCGCGCCCGCGATCGAGCTACCGGCCATGGAACGGCGCATCGTCGAGTGGTGGCGCACCCACGAGGTGTTCGAGCGCAGCCTCGCCCAGTCCGCCGACGGGCCGCGCTGGGTGTTCTACGAGGGCCCGCCGACGGCGAACGGCACGCCCGGCACGCACCACGTCGAGGCACGCGCGTTCAAGGACGTCTTCCCCCGCTTCAAAACGATGAAGGGCTACTCCGTGCCGCGCCGGGCCGGGTGGGACTGCCACGGCCTGCCGGTCGAGCTCGCCGTCGAGCAGGAGCTTGGGCTCAACGGCAAGCCGGACATCGAGCGCATCGGCATCGCCGAATTCAACGCGCGCTGCCGGGAGTCGGTGCAGCGCTATGTCGGCGAGTTCGAGGCGGTGACGAAGCGGATGGGCTACTGGATCGATCTGTCCGCGGCCTACTGGACGATGTCGCCGGACTACGTGGACAGCGTGTGGTGGGCGCTGAAGCAGATCTTCGCCGCGGGCCTGCTGGTCGAGGATTACCGGGTGGCCCCGTACTGCCCGCGGGACGAGACCACGTTGTCCGATCACGAGGTTGCGCAGGGCTACGAGAACGTCCACGACCCGTCGGTCTATGTGCGGTTCCCGGCCGACGGCCCGGTCGCCGGGTACCGGAACGTCGACCTGCTGATCTGGACGACGACGCCGTGGACCCTGGTGGCCAACACCGCGGTCGCGGTGCATCCGGCGGTCGACTACAGCGTGGTGCGCACCGTGCGCGGCACCTTCCTGGTCGCCGAACCGCTGATCGAGGCGGTGCTGGGCGCGGACGGCGAGGTGCTCGCGACGCTGCCGGGCACCGAACTGGCCGGGCTGCGGTACCGGCGGCCGTTCGACCTGGTCGACATCCCGAACGCGCACCGCGTGGTGCTCGCCGAGTACGTCTCCACCGAGGACGGCACCGGTCTGGTGCACCAGGCACCGGCCTTCGGCGCCGACGACCTGACCGTCTGCCGCGACAATGACCTGCCCGTGTTGAACCCGGTCGCCGGCAACGGCCGGTTCCTCGACGATGTCCCGCTGGTCGGCGGCATGTTCTTCAAAGACGCTGACGCGGTCCTGATCGAAGATCTGCGACACCGCGATTTGTTGTTCCGCTACAGCACTTTCGAGCACCCTTACCCGCACTGCTGGCGCTGCCACACGCCGCTGATGTACTACGCGCAGCTCTCCTGGTACATCCGGACCACGGCGATCCGGGAAGAGCTGCAACAGGAGAACGAACGCACGAACTGGTTCCCGGCGAGCGTCAAGCACGGCCGTTACGGCAAATGGCTCGACAACAACGTCGACTGGGCGCTGTCGCGAAGCCGCTACTGGGGCACGCCGCTGCCGCTGTGGCGGTGCCCGGACAACCACATCACCGCTATCGACTCCCGCGCCGAACTCGGCACGCTGACCGGCCAGGACTTCACCGACCTCGACCCGCACCGGCCCTACCTGGACGAGATCGAGTTCCCGTGCCCGACCTGCGGCCTCGCCGCCGCGCGGGTGCCCGAGGTCGCCGACGCGTGGTTCGACTCGGGCTCGATGCCCTTCGCGCAGCTCGGCTATCCGCACGCCCCGGGCAGCTTGGCGGAACTCGCGAAGACCTATCCGGCGCAGTACATCTGCGAGGCGATCGACCAGACGCGCGGCTGGTTCTACACCCTGATGGCGGTCGGGACGCTGCTGTTCGACCGCTCGGCGTACGAAAACGTCGTGTGCCTGGGGCACATCATGGCCGAGGACGGCCGGAAGATGAGCAAACACCTGGGCAACGTGCTGGAACCGCTGCCGCTGATGGAGGCCCACGGTGCCGACGCCCTGCGATGGTTCATGCTGTGCACGGGTTCGCCCTGGTCGGCGCGGCGGGTGGGGCACGGGCCGCTGCAGGAGATCGTCCGCAAGGTGCTCATGACGTACTGGAACACCGCGTCGTTCTTCAGCCGGTACGCCGGCCTGGTCGACTGGATCCCGGCGGATGCGGACCCGCCCGCCCGGCGCCCGGTCCTGGACCGCTGGGTGCTCGCGAAGGTCCACCGGCTGGCCGAGGAGGTCGACCTGCGCCTGGAGGACTACGACACCGCCGGGGCCGGACGGGCGCTGGCGTCCTTCGTCGACGACCTGTCGAACTGGTACGTCCGCCGGTCGCGGCAACGCTTCTGGGACGGCGACATCAATGCCCTGTGCACGCTGTACGACTGCCTCGACGTGCTCACCAGGCTGCTCGCGCCGTTCGTGCCGTTCATCACCGAGCAGGTGTGGCAGGACATCATCCGCCCCGGAGCGCCGGGCGCGGCGGAATCGGTGCACCTGGCCGATTGGCCGCACCCGGACCTCGGGCTGGTCGACCGCGCCCTGCTGTCCCAAGTGGACACCGAACGCCAGCTGGCCGAGGCGGGTCGCGCGGCGCGCAAGAGCAGCAACATCAAGGTCCGGCAGCCGCTGGGTCGCGCACTGGTCAACGCCGCGTTGCCGCCCGAGTTGCTCGCCGACCTCGCCGACGAGCTCAACGTCCGCCGCATCGACCCGCTTGAGTCGGCGGGCGAGGTGCTCGACGTGTCGGTGAAGCCCAACTTCCGTGCCCTGGGCAAGCGATTCGGCAACCGCACCCAGCAGGCCGCGGCGGCGGTCAACGCCGCGGACCCGGCCGCACTGGCCCGGGAGCTGCGCTCGGCGGGGCGCGCCACGATCGAAGTCGACGGGCAGTCCGAGCCGCTCACCAGCGACGACGTGATCATCAACGAGGTGCCCCGCACCGGGTGGGTGGTGGAATCGCAGCGCGGGAAGACCATCGCCCTGGACACCGCGATTACCCCGGAGCTCAAGCGCGCGGGGCTGGCCCGCGAGGCGATCCGCTTCGTGCAGGACTGCCGAAAGCAGCTCGGGCTCGACATCGTGGACCGGATCGTGTTGCGCTGGCGGGCGACGGGCGAACTGCGCGAGGCGCTGCTGGCACACGCCGACGAGATCGCCGCCGCCCTCCTGGCCGTCGACATCACCGAAGCCGCTGCCGCTGCCATTGCCGCCGAGGAATTCACCGAACACGTCGAACCCGAACTCGGGCTGGTGGTCTGGCTGCGTACGGCTGGTCCACAGTAG